ATTAGTGTCGATGGTAACGTTATCTTTTCAAAACTTAACAAAATCGGTACCTATATTGAGCGATTTCCCGACCCGGGAGAGATTGTCACCTTATTGAAAAAAGCGTTATAATTAACCTTTTTTCAAAAGATACTCATATGAAAGTCTAAAATGTCAACGCATACAGATGT
This genomic window from Sulfurospirillum sp. 1612 contains:
- a CDS encoding Rdx family protein — encoded protein: MPRASRVEDEIKAAFSDAIVKKIPGERGQFDISVDGNVIFSKLNKIGTYIERFPDPGEIVTLLKKAL